The following are encoded together in the Vigna angularis cultivar LongXiaoDou No.4 chromosome 9, ASM1680809v1, whole genome shotgun sequence genome:
- the LOC108347471 gene encoding homeobox-leucine zipper protein ANTHOCYANINLESS 2 isoform X1: MSFGGFLENKSGSGVARHDLSDIPYSNVTTTTHTNTNEDDRMPFGAISQPRLVTTTTPTLAKSMFNSPGLSLALQQTNIDGQEDVNRMVENSFEPNGLRRSREEEHESRSGSDNIDGASGDEQDAADNPPRKKRYHRHTPQQIQELEALFKECPHPDEKQRLELSKRLCLETRQVKFWFQNRRTQMKTQLERHENTLLRQENDKLRAENMSIRDAMRNPMCSNCGGPAIIGEISLEEQHLRIENARLKDELDRVCALTGKFLGRPVSSLPNSSLELGVGGNGFGGMSIGTTLPLGQDFGMGMSMSVSNNPLAMVSPTSTRPTSVVGGFDRSMERSMFLELALAAMDELVKMAQTGEPLWVRNVEGGREIMNHEEYARTFTPCIGLRPNGFVSEASRENGMVIINSLALVETLMDANRWAEMFPCIIARTSTTEVISNGINGSRNGALQLMHAELQVLSPLVPVREVNFLRFCKQHAEGVWAVVDVSIRESSGAPSTFVNCRRLPSGCVVQDMPNGYSKVTWVEHAEYDESQIHQVYRPSLNSGMGFGAQRWVATLQRQCECLAILMSSAAPSRDHSAITAGGRRSMVKLAQRMTNNFCAGVCASTVHKWNKLNPGNVDEDVRVMTRKSVDDPGEPPGIVLSAATSVWLPVSPQRLFDFLRDERLRSEWDILSNGGPMQEMAHIAKGQDHGNCVSLLRASAINSSQSSMLILQETCIDEAGSLVVYAPVDIPAMHVVMNGGDSAYVALLPSGFAIVPDGPGSRGSQNGPTAATNGGDNGVARVSGSLLTVAFQILVNSLPTAKLTVESVETVNNLISCTVQKIKAALHCES, encoded by the exons ATGAGTTTTGGGGGTTTTCTTGAAAACAAATCAGGTAGTGGCGTAGCCAGACACGACCTTTCGGATATTCCTTACAGCAACGTTACCACCACCACCCATACCAACACCAACGAAGACGATAGAATGCCCTTTGGTGCAATCTCTCAGCCACGCCTGGTGACCACCACCACTCCAACCCTGGCCAAATCCATGTTCAACTCCCCAGGACTATCTCTGGCACTT caGCAAACCAATATAGATGGACAAGAAGATGTGAATAGAATGGTCGAAAATAGCTTCGAACCAAACGGTTTGCGAAGAAGcagagaagaagaacatgaaagCAGATCTGGCAGCGACAACATCGACGGCGCTTCCGGCGATGAACAAGATGCCGCCGACAACCCTCCCAGGAAAAAACGCTATCACCGACACACCCCTCAGCAGATACAAGAACTCGAAGc GTTGTTCAAGGAGTGTCCTCATCCAGATGAGAAGCAAAGACTCGAACTTAGCAAGAGACTGTGCTTGGAAACTCGACAGGTGAAGTTTTGGTTCCAAAACCGGAGAACCCAAATGAAG ACCCAGTTGGAGCGGCACGAGAACACTTTGCTAAGGCAAGAGAACGACAAGCTGAGAGCGGAGAACATGTCTATCAGGGACGCAATGAGGAACCCCATGTGCTCCAATTGCGGTGGCCCTGCCATCATCGGCGAGATTTCGCTGGAGGAGCAGCACCTTCGGATTGAGAACGCCCGGTTGAAGGACGAGCTCGATCGCGTGTGTGCACTCACGGGCAAGTTTCTGGGTCGCCCCGTTTCTTCGTTACCGAATTCAAGTTTGGAGCTTGGCGTTGGGGGGAACGGATTTGGTGGAATGAGCATAGGCACTACATTGCCTTTGGGACAAGATTTTGGAATGGGAATGTCGATGTCTGTGTCTAACAACCCTTTGGCTATGGTGTCTCCCACTAGTACCCGACCAACTTCTGTTGTGGGTGGGTTTGATAGGTCCATGGAAAGGTCCATGTTTCTTGAGCTTGCTTTGGCTGCCATGGATGAGTTGGTGAAGATGGCTCAAACTGGGGAGCCTCTTTGGGTGAGGAATGTTGAAGGTGGGAGGGAAATCATGAACCATGAGGAGTACGCGAGAACCTTCACTCCTTGTATTGGTTTGAGACCAAATGGGTTTGTGTCCGAAGCCTCTAGGGAAAATGGCATGGTCATCATTAACAGTTTGGCACTTGTTGAGACTCTCATGGACGCG AATCGATGGGCAGAAATGTTTCCTTGTATCATTGCAAGAACCTCCACTACTGAGGTGATATCTAACGGGATAAATGGATCAAGAAATGGAGCACTTCAATTA ATGCATGCCGAACTTCAAGTTCTTTCGCCTTTGGTTCCTGTTCGTGAGGTCAATTTCCTAAGGTTTTGCAAGCAGCACGCAGAAGGGGTTTGGGCAGTGGTCGATGTGTCCATCAGAGAAAGTTCAGGAGCACCATCCACTTTTGTCAACTGTAGGAGGCTTCCTTCTGGTTGTGTTGTGCAAGACATGCCCAATGGTTACTCCAAG GTGACATGGGTGGAGCACGCAGAATACGATGAGAGCCAAATTCACCAGGTTTATAGACCATCGTTGAACTCAGGCATGGGGTTCGGTGCTCAGCGTTGGGTGGCTACCCTTCAACGGCAATGCGAGTGTCTTGCGATCTTAATGTCCTCAGCAGCACCCTCTCGAGACCATTCAG CAATAACAGCGGGGGGGAGGCGGAGCATGGTGAAGCTGGCGCAGCGAATGACCAACAACTTCTGCGCCGGAGTGTGTGCCTCCACGGTGCACAAGTGGAACAAGCTCAACCCCGGGAACGTGGATGAGGACGTGAGGGTGATGACAAGGAAGAGCGTGGATGATCCCGGCGAGCCGCCGGGGATTGTGCTGAGCGCCGCCACCTCCGTTTGGCTCCCGGTGTCGCCGCAGAGGCTCTTTGACTTCCTTCGGGACGAGCGCCTCCGAAGCGAGTGGGACATACTCTCCAACGGCGGGCCCATGCAGGAGATGGCCCACATCGCCAAGGGCCAAGACCACGGCAACTGCGTCTCTCTCCTCCGAGCCAGT GCCATAAACTCCAGCCAGAGCAGCATGCTGATATTACAGGAGACATGCATAGACGAGGCAGGGTCGCTTGTGGTGTACGCGCCGGTGGATATTCCGGCCATGCATGTCGTTATGAACGGTGGTGATTCAGCTTATGTGGCACTGTTGCCATCGGGATTTGCTATTGTTCCTGATGGACCCGGGTCTCGTGGGTCACAGAATGGGCCTACTGCCGCAACAAACGGTGGTGATAATGGTGTGGCACGCGTGAGTGGGTCCCTTTTAACGGTTGCGTTTCAGATCCTTGTGAATAGTCTTCCTACAGCCAAGCTCACAGTAGAGTCCGTGGAAACCGTGAACAACCTCATATCATGCACCGTTCAAAAAATCAAAGCTGCTCTGCACTGCGAAAGTTAA
- the LOC108347471 gene encoding homeobox-leucine zipper protein ANTHOCYANINLESS 2 isoform X2 yields the protein MSFGGFLENKSGSGVARHDLSDIPYSNVTTTTHTNTNEDDRMPFGAISQPRLVTTTTPTLAKSMFNSPGLSLALQTNIDGQEDVNRMVENSFEPNGLRRSREEEHESRSGSDNIDGASGDEQDAADNPPRKKRYHRHTPQQIQELEALFKECPHPDEKQRLELSKRLCLETRQVKFWFQNRRTQMKTQLERHENTLLRQENDKLRAENMSIRDAMRNPMCSNCGGPAIIGEISLEEQHLRIENARLKDELDRVCALTGKFLGRPVSSLPNSSLELGVGGNGFGGMSIGTTLPLGQDFGMGMSMSVSNNPLAMVSPTSTRPTSVVGGFDRSMERSMFLELALAAMDELVKMAQTGEPLWVRNVEGGREIMNHEEYARTFTPCIGLRPNGFVSEASRENGMVIINSLALVETLMDANRWAEMFPCIIARTSTTEVISNGINGSRNGALQLMHAELQVLSPLVPVREVNFLRFCKQHAEGVWAVVDVSIRESSGAPSTFVNCRRLPSGCVVQDMPNGYSKVTWVEHAEYDESQIHQVYRPSLNSGMGFGAQRWVATLQRQCECLAILMSSAAPSRDHSAITAGGRRSMVKLAQRMTNNFCAGVCASTVHKWNKLNPGNVDEDVRVMTRKSVDDPGEPPGIVLSAATSVWLPVSPQRLFDFLRDERLRSEWDILSNGGPMQEMAHIAKGQDHGNCVSLLRASAINSSQSSMLILQETCIDEAGSLVVYAPVDIPAMHVVMNGGDSAYVALLPSGFAIVPDGPGSRGSQNGPTAATNGGDNGVARVSGSLLTVAFQILVNSLPTAKLTVESVETVNNLISCTVQKIKAALHCES from the exons ATGAGTTTTGGGGGTTTTCTTGAAAACAAATCAGGTAGTGGCGTAGCCAGACACGACCTTTCGGATATTCCTTACAGCAACGTTACCACCACCACCCATACCAACACCAACGAAGACGATAGAATGCCCTTTGGTGCAATCTCTCAGCCACGCCTGGTGACCACCACCACTCCAACCCTGGCCAAATCCATGTTCAACTCCCCAGGACTATCTCTGGCACTT CAAACCAATATAGATGGACAAGAAGATGTGAATAGAATGGTCGAAAATAGCTTCGAACCAAACGGTTTGCGAAGAAGcagagaagaagaacatgaaagCAGATCTGGCAGCGACAACATCGACGGCGCTTCCGGCGATGAACAAGATGCCGCCGACAACCCTCCCAGGAAAAAACGCTATCACCGACACACCCCTCAGCAGATACAAGAACTCGAAGc GTTGTTCAAGGAGTGTCCTCATCCAGATGAGAAGCAAAGACTCGAACTTAGCAAGAGACTGTGCTTGGAAACTCGACAGGTGAAGTTTTGGTTCCAAAACCGGAGAACCCAAATGAAG ACCCAGTTGGAGCGGCACGAGAACACTTTGCTAAGGCAAGAGAACGACAAGCTGAGAGCGGAGAACATGTCTATCAGGGACGCAATGAGGAACCCCATGTGCTCCAATTGCGGTGGCCCTGCCATCATCGGCGAGATTTCGCTGGAGGAGCAGCACCTTCGGATTGAGAACGCCCGGTTGAAGGACGAGCTCGATCGCGTGTGTGCACTCACGGGCAAGTTTCTGGGTCGCCCCGTTTCTTCGTTACCGAATTCAAGTTTGGAGCTTGGCGTTGGGGGGAACGGATTTGGTGGAATGAGCATAGGCACTACATTGCCTTTGGGACAAGATTTTGGAATGGGAATGTCGATGTCTGTGTCTAACAACCCTTTGGCTATGGTGTCTCCCACTAGTACCCGACCAACTTCTGTTGTGGGTGGGTTTGATAGGTCCATGGAAAGGTCCATGTTTCTTGAGCTTGCTTTGGCTGCCATGGATGAGTTGGTGAAGATGGCTCAAACTGGGGAGCCTCTTTGGGTGAGGAATGTTGAAGGTGGGAGGGAAATCATGAACCATGAGGAGTACGCGAGAACCTTCACTCCTTGTATTGGTTTGAGACCAAATGGGTTTGTGTCCGAAGCCTCTAGGGAAAATGGCATGGTCATCATTAACAGTTTGGCACTTGTTGAGACTCTCATGGACGCG AATCGATGGGCAGAAATGTTTCCTTGTATCATTGCAAGAACCTCCACTACTGAGGTGATATCTAACGGGATAAATGGATCAAGAAATGGAGCACTTCAATTA ATGCATGCCGAACTTCAAGTTCTTTCGCCTTTGGTTCCTGTTCGTGAGGTCAATTTCCTAAGGTTTTGCAAGCAGCACGCAGAAGGGGTTTGGGCAGTGGTCGATGTGTCCATCAGAGAAAGTTCAGGAGCACCATCCACTTTTGTCAACTGTAGGAGGCTTCCTTCTGGTTGTGTTGTGCAAGACATGCCCAATGGTTACTCCAAG GTGACATGGGTGGAGCACGCAGAATACGATGAGAGCCAAATTCACCAGGTTTATAGACCATCGTTGAACTCAGGCATGGGGTTCGGTGCTCAGCGTTGGGTGGCTACCCTTCAACGGCAATGCGAGTGTCTTGCGATCTTAATGTCCTCAGCAGCACCCTCTCGAGACCATTCAG CAATAACAGCGGGGGGGAGGCGGAGCATGGTGAAGCTGGCGCAGCGAATGACCAACAACTTCTGCGCCGGAGTGTGTGCCTCCACGGTGCACAAGTGGAACAAGCTCAACCCCGGGAACGTGGATGAGGACGTGAGGGTGATGACAAGGAAGAGCGTGGATGATCCCGGCGAGCCGCCGGGGATTGTGCTGAGCGCCGCCACCTCCGTTTGGCTCCCGGTGTCGCCGCAGAGGCTCTTTGACTTCCTTCGGGACGAGCGCCTCCGAAGCGAGTGGGACATACTCTCCAACGGCGGGCCCATGCAGGAGATGGCCCACATCGCCAAGGGCCAAGACCACGGCAACTGCGTCTCTCTCCTCCGAGCCAGT GCCATAAACTCCAGCCAGAGCAGCATGCTGATATTACAGGAGACATGCATAGACGAGGCAGGGTCGCTTGTGGTGTACGCGCCGGTGGATATTCCGGCCATGCATGTCGTTATGAACGGTGGTGATTCAGCTTATGTGGCACTGTTGCCATCGGGATTTGCTATTGTTCCTGATGGACCCGGGTCTCGTGGGTCACAGAATGGGCCTACTGCCGCAACAAACGGTGGTGATAATGGTGTGGCACGCGTGAGTGGGTCCCTTTTAACGGTTGCGTTTCAGATCCTTGTGAATAGTCTTCCTACAGCCAAGCTCACAGTAGAGTCCGTGGAAACCGTGAACAACCTCATATCATGCACCGTTCAAAAAATCAAAGCTGCTCTGCACTGCGAAAGTTAA